One segment of Cydia fagiglandana chromosome 12, ilCydFagi1.1, whole genome shotgun sequence DNA contains the following:
- the LOC134669405 gene encoding uncharacterized protein LOC134669405, which translates to MSNFWQTEKVPEIYAEHTSEQQQCEKLFTETVKLEGNQFTVSLPLKIPIYDVNNTLGDSFGLALKRFYNLEKRFQKDQNLYEGYKDFIHEYLDLGHGSYVDISSYDLTKDPMYFMGHSAVLRPDAVSTKLRVVFDGSMLTSNKISLNNILMNGPTVQQELFDILLSFRVHKYFIACDIRRMFRNILVQKDQRSLQNILWRDTPNESLKCIQLNTVCYGMKSSSYLSTRCLNELATKFERQYPLASSAILNSTYVDDIIHTEDSLAKIVDTQTQLIELLAKGSFKLHKWAANDSSILTNIPAEQQVVGELELNKDIKTLGLKLDIDSDSFKLSCPVSKNVPKTKRQILSYISQFYDPLGLAGPVFVQAKIIMQKLAQACADWDSVPSPILLKEWLEFYNDLQTMKEIKIKRNVTVDNIQSAQLVAFGDASISAYGAAIYLRVTDKHGKVSMSLLCSKSRIASKDKKLTVPRLELNASLLMAKLCFRAYNTLSKKISIESVHLFSDSQVVLAWQKTNPTNLNAYVANRVKLINEYTKGFQWLYIKTDLNPSDCLSRGVKPSELQSNQLWWCGPTSMSDPEYKFTDDSNNVPDNLPEIKHADGSKPVCMASYQSVSLANDLLDKFSNINKAVNVLAYIQRFCKNVRPGSQKIKLNFITFSEATQALHMFIKNEQERFFDKELASLRAGRQVSSYLLSVNPFIDANGILRVGGRLQHSSLPYSHKHQIILPKESKVTYLIIENEHLKLLHASQKEVLSNLSQRYYIVNGLRLVKKFVNKCLTCFRLKGETAKQLMGSLPAGRVSIDRVFAKVGIDFAGPILIKQSRVRSVVTTKGYIAVYVCFVTKAIHLELVSDLTTDTFLASFKRFIARRNVPTEVYCDNAATFKSASTQLSELYKLNNNKCHQIQVQNVTAKLGTTFHFIPSYSPVFGGLWEAAVKSVKYHLKRMLGSHVLTYELLYTALVQIESILNSRPITPMSSDIEDLSYLTPGHFLTGAPLTCYPEQDITNLPDNRLKFWRKCTALQQHFWRYWSKQYLNVLQNRPKWKAALPNIKVGALVILREIDTPPMTWPMARVTKVFPGQDGKIRALEVKKANGKVHTTSITKVCILPLDE; encoded by the coding sequence ATGTCTAATTTTTGGCAAACAGAAAAAGTACCTGAAATATATGCGGAACATACATCTGAACAACAACAGTGCGAAAAATTGTTCACtgaaactgtcaaacttgaagGCAATCAATTTACAGTTTCATTgccattaaaaatacctatctatGATGTGAACAATACATTGGGGGATTCATTTGGGTTAGCGCTCAAGAGATTTTATAATCTCGAGAAGAGATTTCAGAAGGATCAGAATTTGTATGAAGGTTATAAGGATTTCATACATGAATATCTCGACTTAGGTCATGGATCATATGTTGACATTTCCTCATATGATCTTACTAAAGATCCTATGTACTTTATGGGACATTCAGCTGTTTTAAGGCCGGATGCAGTAAGTACCAAGCTCCGGGTAGTCTTTGATGGATCTATGTTAACGAGTAATAAGATTTCattgaataatattttaatgaatgGACCAACTGTTCAACAGGAACTGTTCGACATACTGTTGTCATTTAGAGTGCACAAATATTTCATTGCTTGTGATATCAGGCGTATGTTCCGAAATATTTTAGTACAGAAAGATCAGCGATCTTTGCAAAATATTCTCTGGCGAGACACTCCTAATGAGTCACTAAAATGTATTCAGCTAAACACAGTTTGCTATGGAATGAAGTCATCAAGTTATCTTTCAACAAGATGCTTGAACGAGCTGGCTACGAAATTCGAGAGGCAATATCCTCTAGCTAGTTCTGCAATACTAAACTCTACCTATGTAGATGACATCATTCATACAGAGGATAGTTTGGCAAAGATTGTTGACACTCAAACTCAATTGATAGAATTACTTGCTAAAGGTAGTTTTAAACTACATAAATGGGCAGCTAATGACTCTTCAATTTTGACAAATATTCCAGCAGAGCAGCAGGTTGTTGGAGAACTGGAACTGAATAAGGACATCAAAACTTTAGGTTTAAAGTTAGATATTGACTCTGATTCTTTTAAACTTTCATGTCCAGTGTcaaaaaatgtccctaaaacaAAAAGACAAATTTTAAGTTACATAAGCCAATTCTATGACCCTTTAGGTCTAGCGGGACCCGTTTTTGTCCAAGCTAAAATCATTATGCAAAAATTGGCTCAGGCTTGTGCCGACTGGGACTCAGTGCCCTCGCCTATTTTACTAAaagaatggcttgaattttacAATGATTTGCAGACAAtgaaagaaattaaaataaaacgaaatgttactgttGATAACATTCAGTCTGCTCAATTAGTAGCATTTGGTGATGCCTCAATTTCTGCATATGGAGCAGCCATTTATTTAAGAGTCACTGACAAGCATGGCAAAGTATCGATGTCGCTTCTTTGTTCTAAGAGTCGCATTGCATCTAAAGACAAGAAGTTGACTGTGCCACGATTAGAATTAAATGCATCTCTTTTGATGGCAAAATTATGCTTTAGAGCATACAATACTTTAAGTAAAAAGATATCTATTGAAAGTGTGCATCTTTTCAGTGATTCTCAGGTTGTTTTGGCATGGCAAAAAACGAATCCAACAAATCTAAATGCTTATGTTGCTAATAGAGTCAAATTAATCAACGAATATACAAAGGGTTTTCAATGGTTGTATATAAAAACAGACCTCAATCCTTCTGATTGTTTGAGTCGAGGTGTAAAACCTAGTGAACTACAAAGTAACCAACTGTGGTGGTGTGGACCGACTAGCATGTCTGATCCAGAGTATAAATTTACCGATGATAGTAATAATGTACCTGACAACTTACCGGAGATCAAGCATGCTGATGGTTCCAAGCCGGTGTGTATGGCATCATATCAATCGGTTTCTCTTGCAAATGATTTGTTAGATAAGTTTTCTAACATTAATAAGGCAGTTAACGTGCTTGCCTACATACAAAGATTCTGTAAAAATGTAAGGCCGGGTTCACAAAAGATAAAgcttaattttattacttttagcgAGGCAACCCAGGCATTGCATATGTTTATAAAGAATGAGCAGGAAAGGTTCTTTGATAAAGAGCTGGCCTCTTTGCGGGCAGGTAGGCAAGTTTCGTCGTATTTACTATCTGTCAACCCCTTCATTGATGCTAACGGTATTCTCAGAGTAGGTGGACGTTTGCAACACTCCTCCTTACCTTATAGCCATAAGCATCAGATAATCTTACCAAAAGAATCTAAGGTCACTTACCTTATTATTGAAAATGAACATTTAAAGCTTTTACACGCCAGTCAGAAAGAAGTACTTAGCAATTTAAGTCAACGCTATTATATAGTTAACGGTTTGAGATTGGTAAAAAAGTTTGTGAATAAATGTCTCACATGTTTTAGACTGAAAGGTGAAACAGCAAAACAGCTGATGGGTTCATTGCCCGCTGGTAGAGTCAGCATAGATCGAGTGTTTGCTAAGGTTGGTATAGACTTTGCGGGACCAATCCTGATAAAGCAGTCAAGAGTGAGAAGTGTTGTCACTACTAAAGGTTATAttgctgtgtatgtgtgctttgTCACCAAAGCCATACATTTAGAGTTAGTGTCAGATCTCACCACTGATACATTCTTGGCTAGCTTCAAACGATTTATTGCTAGACGTAATGTTCCAACAGAGGTCTATTGTGATAATGCCGCTACTTTTAAGTCGGCTAGTACTCAGTTGTCTGAGTTAtataaattgaataataataaatgtcatcaAATTCAAGTTCAAAATGTGACTGCAAAATTGGGAACAACATTCCATTTCATACCGAGTTATTCTCCGGTGTTTGGTGGTCTATGGGAGGCCGCAGTAAAAAGtgttaaatatcatttgaaaagaATGTTGGGCTCACATGTTTTAACATATGAATTGTTGTACACGGCACTTGTTCAAATTGAAAGCATTTTGAACTCGAGGCCTATAACGCCAATGTCATCAGACATTGAGGACCTCTCCTATTTAACGCCAGGGCACTTCTTAACTGGTGCGCCCTTAACTTGCTATCCTGAGCAGGATATCACAAACTTACCTGATAATAGATTGAAGTTTTGGAGGAAATGTACTGCTCTGCAGCAGCATTTTTGGCGATATTGGTCTAAACAATACCTTAATGTCTTACAGAACCGTCCTAAATGGAAGGCCGCCTTGCCTAATATTAAAGTAGGTGCTCTAGTTATCTTGCGTGAAATAGATACTCCGCCTATGACTTGGCCTATGGCTAGAGTTACCAAGGTTTTTCCAGGTCAGGATGGAAAGATAAGAGCCTTAGAAGTAAAAAAGGCTAATGGTAAAGTTCATACAACTTCTATTACTAAAGTGTGTATACTACCTTTAGATGAATAG